One window of the Brevibacterium limosum genome contains the following:
- a CDS encoding sulfurtransferase, giving the protein MTRSDVLISADELLTRMADSPAPRLLDVRWTLPKPDGSEDFAAGHIPGALYVDLDTELADHGSTDPTAGRHPLPSPEAFQETVRSWGIDADTEVVVYDDNSALGAARAWWLLRWAGLSARVLDGGLSAFRDAGGTLETGPTPEVTPSSLEISPGKLPVIDAEAAADFDGVLLDARAGERFRGETEPLDPQAGHIPGAKNAPATDNVPAGTFLPEALLQERFEELGALDGPVGVYCGSGVTACHNALALATLGIEPSLYPASWSGWSSDPSRPVETGA; this is encoded by the coding sequence TTGACCCGCTCCGACGTTCTCATCAGCGCCGATGAACTGCTTACCCGCATGGCCGATTCTCCGGCGCCGAGGCTGCTCGACGTCCGCTGGACCCTGCCGAAGCCCGATGGCAGCGAGGACTTCGCCGCAGGGCACATCCCCGGTGCCCTCTACGTCGACCTCGACACCGAGCTCGCCGACCACGGCAGCACCGACCCGACGGCCGGCCGGCACCCGCTGCCCAGCCCCGAAGCCTTCCAAGAGACTGTGCGCTCCTGGGGCATCGATGCCGACACCGAGGTCGTGGTCTACGACGACAATTCCGCCCTCGGCGCGGCCCGTGCCTGGTGGCTGCTGCGCTGGGCCGGGTTGAGCGCCCGCGTCCTCGACGGCGGACTCTCCGCGTTCCGTGACGCCGGCGGGACGCTCGAGACAGGACCCACCCCCGAAGTCACACCCAGTTCATTGGAGATCAGCCCAGGGAAGCTGCCCGTCATCGACGCCGAGGCGGCGGCCGACTTCGACGGAGTCCTGCTCGATGCCCGCGCCGGTGAGCGCTTCCGTGGAGAGACCGAACCGCTCGATCCGCAGGCCGGACACATTCCCGGGGCGAAGAATGCCCCGGCCACGGACAACGTCCCCGCGGGGACGTTCCTGCCCGAGGCTCTTCTGCAGGAACGCTTCGAGGAGCTGGGCGCCCTCGACGGGCCGGTAGGCGTGTACTGCGGTTCGGGCGTCACCGCCTGTCACAATGCTCTGGCGCTGGCGACCCTGGGCATCGAGCCCAGTCTCTACCCCGCGAGCTGGTCCGGATGGTCATCGGATCCCAGCCGACCTGTCGAGACCGGAGCCTAA